The sequence ctgggtctggaaattattgatttccccctccaggatggagaagctgtcattgttaaagtatggggattctagtgggtagatatatacagtggggagaacaagtatttgatacactgccgattttgcaggtgttcctacttacaaagcatgtagaggtctataatttttatcataggtacacttcaactgtgagagacggaatctaaaacaaaaatccagaaaatcacattgtatgatttttaagtaattaatactGTAGAACATTAACTGTGATAGATACAGTAGAACATTAACTGTGCATCTATGAGCTCTCTGACcttgttctgagagagagagagagagagagagccctcctTGGACAAAGTTTATTCAGAATGCCAAAAGGCAGCTCAAACTCCAGCTGAGAAATAAAATCTAATCTAATTAAAAAATTAATTTCCCTGGATTAACTCATTTTATAAGACGAAATCACATAACTCCCACTGAGTATTCCATTCTCAACAGATTACGGTTTGACTGCTGCAGTATAAAGGAGTATCGCTGTGTGTCTCAagtgccaccctattcccttcatagtgcactagcttttacatagagctctggtcaaaagtagtgcactatattgggaatagggtgccatagggaaTAGGGACGCAGTCCCAGAGAGCTGGGTAAGAAGTGTTGGCACCACACTGAGAGGTACTGTAAAGTTAATTTCATTCACAGCAGGAGTAACATAGAGCAGGAAGTCATTTCAATATCAACATCTATTTATTATGAAAATAAGTGCAGGAACAATACAGTACATGCTGCGGtaatgctacatgctacatgctacggtaatgctacatgctacatgctatgGTAATGCTACATGCTACCACAATCTTTTCACTTACAAGTTATTTTACACATGATAACATTCCAAGGATTTCATGAACTTTGTCCTGTTAATTGTATTTTattattaacctttatttaaccgcAGAACCCATTGAGATCAGGGTCTCATTTCTAATGGTGCCCCGAGAACAACAGTTGAAGCAATGTGACCATATATACAATCAATCAAAACAAATTTTCATTAGTCACATTGATCAGAGCCCAAAATGTAGATCACTGCATTTTCGCACTTGTCAAAGCTGTTCTCTAAACTTCAGCAATTAGAGAGAAGGGGTTCTATGGTTCTGTGTTCCAGTGTTTTATAGTTACATTCTGATTCCCTTCTCCCAAAGTGTGTACTGAACAATGGCAGAAACTCTCCCCAGCTGCTGTTTGTCTGTCCTCAGCCCTAAAAGTCTTCCTCAGCCTGGAAggcagggttgtctctggtctccTTGTCTCCATTCTCTAATATAGACATTTGTCTTATGGGCGGTCCATGTAGAGGGTCCTTGTCGTTCTTAGCCCTGATAGGATACCTGTAGCAGAGGAATAGGAGACCACTGAAGATAAGGAAGATCGAAGCACCGACCCCAATCCAGATAGCTCCGCCGACTTCCTGTCTGAGTGGGGCGGGAGGGAGGTGGAACTCTGGGGGGAACGCTACGGTCTGATTGGTCAGGACAGATTTCACATTCCAGACTAGAGGGACCAGGAAGCTGACCCCTGTAAGGACGTACAGCCCCCCGGCCCCTGAGAATATCAGTCTGATAAAGTCATGAGTCTTCTGACCAAAATAGATGTTCCTCACTGCGTACGCACCAAGGATGTTTCCCAAGAGTCCAGTGATCACTGCTACCATGGTGACCACCTGTGCCACGGAGATCTCCACGGGAACGTACAGGTCGGCAATGCCGATTGGCTGGCAGAACTCTGAGTCGGATAGGGTGTGGCTGTAGAAACACGCCCGCCACACGCCCACCCAGGCCACGCCAGAGGTTACCACGGAGACGTCCTCTACGTACCACAGCCTCCACTCGTTCTGGCCCGCAGTGGCCATGGTCAGGATCCAGCCTACACAGCCAACCACTAGGCCCAGGAACTGCCAGTGAACCGTGTGGGCCAAGTACACCATGAGGCTGTCAGAGGGTTGGTGATGTCAATGATCTGGGTTTAAGATGGACTCCTGACCTCCTGCTCACAGCTGGTCAACCCAAACACCACTGCAGAGTTCTGCAGGTTCTCTGGTCCCATGAAACCTAATGAGAGAAATGTATTAGATCCACATGTAGCGTACAGCATTATCCACAGTATATTCCCATAGTGGAGCGTACAGCATTATCCACAGTATATTCCCATAGTGGAGCGTACAGCATTATCCACAGTATATTCCCATAGTGGAGCGTACAGCATTATCCACAGTATATTCCCATAGTGGAGCGTACAGCATTATCCACAGTATATTCCCATAGT is a genomic window of Coregonus clupeaformis isolate EN_2021a unplaced genomic scaffold, ASM2061545v1 scaf0182, whole genome shotgun sequence containing:
- the LOC121556048 gene encoding claudin-34 translates to MVYLAHTVHWQFLGLVVGCVGWILTMATAGQNEWRLWYVEDVSVVTSGVAWVGVWRACFYSHTLSDSEFCQPIGIADLYVPVEISVAQVVTMVAVITGLLGNILGAYAVRNIYFGQKTHDFIRLIFSGAGGLYVLTGVSFLVPLVWNVKSVLTNQTVAFPPEFHLPPAPLRQEVGGAIWIGVGASIFLIFSGLLFLCYRYPIRAKNDKDPLHGPPIRQMSILENGDKETRDNPAFQAEEDF